GGCTGCCCGACCATGCCGACACCCTGCACCGGCACCCGGCAGAGGGGGCGCCGGACCAGCTGCGGATCGCCCCCGCGGTGGCCGGGACCGGCGACGGGGTCGAGGTGCTCGCCCTGCTGGTGGTGACCCGGGCGGCCGAGGACGAGGAGTTCGGGCCGGCCGACGAACGGGCCCTGGCCGCGGTGGCCACCCGGCTCGCCATCCTGCTGCGCAACCGCACCCTGGACTCGGCGTTGACCCGCACGCTGGAAGAGCTCCAGGTCGCCAACGGCGAACTCCGCGCCTCCCGCGCCCGCCTGGTCGCCACCGCCGACGCCCAGCGGCGCGCCCTGGAACGCGATCTGCACGACGGCGCCCAGCAGCATCTGGTCGCTCTGGCGGTGACGGTCAACCTGCTGCGATCGACCATGCCGGAGATCACCGACGACCAGCAGGAGCTGCTCGACGAGCTGGACGCCGGCGTCCGGTCGAGCATCGCCGAACTCCGCAGCCTCGCCCACGGCATCTACCCGCCGCTGCTCCGCGACGCCGGACTGGGGAGCGCCCTGTCGGCCGCCGCGCGACGCAGCCCGGTCAGGGTGACGGTGCAGGCGCGGCTCAGCCGTCGGTACCCGGCCGACATCGAGTCCGCCGTCTACTTCAGCTGTCTCGAGGCACTGCAGAACGCGGCGAAGTACGCCGAGGGCAGCCCGGTGACGATCACGGTCAGCGACGGACCGGAGATCGCCGCCGACGGCCTCGCGCGACGGGGGGAGCTCGTCTTCGAGGTCGCCGACCAGGGGCCGGGTTTCGACCCGGCGACGGTGGCTCGCGGGGCGGGCCTGACGAACATGGCCGACCGCATCGGCGCCATCGGCGGCACACTCGACCTGCAGGCGGCCCCGGGCGCGGGGAGTGCGGTCCGCGGTCGCGTGCCGCTGGCGGAGCCGTCATGACCTCGCCCGCTGCCGCGCCGGAAAGACCTGCCGCCGCGACGTTGTCGAGCTCGACCGATACCCGGCGAGCCGACTCGCCCA
This sequence is a window from Nakamurella flava. Protein-coding genes within it:
- a CDS encoding sensor histidine kinase, which encodes MIGDRQGRARARRALTSASLLAAVAVAAPACLAGLLAGWPSLPWVLVVVAVLLIAGQVAGAVPGARRRSTDILLTAVTVAGAAAAVVVGLVSWLLVVGRVPMGEPGSAERPLVVATLVALLATAVTGASIAPAIARGVRRRRIGPATAVADVLSVLPEQPASSAYDATGTTAREFLHDYADSARRVLRLGTITVWAGDGYRLTPAVRLPTPLEEPDGRELTGEALRVLTRAGVAGPGWVSLWLPDHADTLHRHPAEGAPDQLRIAPAVAGTGDGVEVLALLVVTRAAEDEEFGPADERALAAVATRLAILLRNRTLDSALTRTLEELQVANGELRASRARLVATADAQRRALERDLHDGAQQHLVALAVTVNLLRSTMPEITDDQQELLDELDAGVRSSIAELRSLAHGIYPPLLRDAGLGSALSAAARRSPVRVTVQARLSRRYPADIESAVYFSCLEALQNAAKYAEGSPVTITVSDGPEIAADGLARRGELVFEVADQGPGFDPATVARGAGLTNMADRIGAIGGTLDLQAAPGAGSAVRGRVPLAEPS